One genomic segment of Arachis duranensis cultivar V14167 chromosome 4, aradu.V14167.gnm2.J7QH, whole genome shotgun sequence includes these proteins:
- the LOC107485609 gene encoding flap endonuclease GEN-like 1 — MGVGGNFWELLKPYARSEGFDFLRNKRVAVDLSYWIVAHETALKSHHVRKPHLRLTFFRTINLFSKFGAFPVFVVDGTPSPLKSEARIARFFRSSGIELTSLPVPEGGVSAERNSAFTKCVQECVELVELLGMPVLKAKGEAEALCAQLNCEGHVDACITVDSDAFLFGAKCIVKCFRPNSKEPFESYNMSDIEAGLGLKRKHLIALALLVGNDHDMNGVRGIGLDTALQFVRAFSEDDILNRLHEIGKGNTSQVPISIKSGDYMDTDENSPNKKQPHCSFCGHPGSKRDHTKFSCEYCLTNDEEGCLRKPEGFKCDCFSCDMTRKHKEQKRLEIWHTKVCDKIANEPDFPKDEIIDMYLHKDNGYFSEKDGPCMCWEKPNIEMLIDFLNFHQNWDPSYVRRLIFPVMSTIFLRDITTTTAEDLLFGQYEFDSLERVKTRYGYQFYVVKWKRAFNNVAYRIPSNVPDTPQQGTRELDETQDLLDDCDVPEVLMDEGSSFLLTDENMDLVAAAFPKEVKRFWHEQELKEMKRRKSPSSRSDKNENSASPSSKRLQLNITEFFPSTKVKDQSKADDSSKEIGDSQDSVASKGKRKESSSNLSKSVRRRLLFD; from the exons ATGGGCGTTGGTGGCAATTTCTGGGAGCTACTAAAGCCCTATGCACGGAGCGAAGGGTTTGATTTCTTGAGGAACAAGCGAGTGGCTGTGGACCTCTCTTACTGGATTGTGGCCCACGAGACTGCCTTAAAGTCTCATCATGTTCGCAAACCCCACCTCAGACTCACCTTCTTCCGCACCATCAATCTCTTCTCCAAG TTTGGAGCATTTCCAGTGTTTGTTGTTGATGGAACTCCATCGCCGTTGAAATCAGAGGCACGGATTGCAAGATTTTTCCGGTCTTCTGGCATTGAATTAACTAGCTTGCCGGTGCCTGAAGGAGGTGTCTCAGCTGAAAGGAACAGTGCTTTTACAAAATGTGTTCAAGAATGTGTG GAACTTGTTGAGCTACTTGGAATGCCTGTATTAAAGGCTAAAGGAGAGGCCGAAGCACTTTGCGCCCAATTAAATTGTGAAGGTCATGTAGATGCTTGCATCACAGTTGACAGTGATGCATTTCTCTTTGGGGCCAAATGTATAGTAAAATGTTTTCGCCCCAATTCCAAA GAACCATTTGAGAGCTACAATATGTCTGATATTGAAGCTGGCCTTGGGTTGAAGAGGAAACACTTAATAGCACTTGCTCTTCTGGTTGGAAATGATCATGATATGAATGGTGTGCGAGGGATCGGACTTGATACTGCTCTTCAGTTTGTTCGAGCTTTTAGTGAAGATGATATATTAAATAG ATTACATGAGATAGGCAAAGGAAACACTTCTCAAGTTCCCATAAGCATTAAATCTGGGGACTATATGGATACGGACGAGAACTCCCCGAATAAAAAACAACCCCACTGCTCATTCTGTGGGCATCCTGGCAGCAAAAGGGATCACACGAAGTTTTCCTGTGAATATTGTCTCACTAATGACGAAGAAGGTTGCCTGAGAAAACCGGAGGGTTTCAAATGTGATTGCTTCTCCTGTGATATG ACCAGGAAACATAAGGAGCAGAAAAGGCTAGAAATTTGGCACACAAAAGTTTGCGACAAGATTGCAAATGAACCAGATTTTCCAAAGGATGAAATCATTGATATGTATTTACATAAAGACAATGGTTACTTCTCCG AAAAGGATGGCCCTTGCATGTGTTGGGAAAAACCTAATATTGAGATGCTGATTGATTTCTTAAACTTCCATCAGAACTGGGATCCATCCTACGTTCGGCGGCTGATCTTTCCTGTTATGTCCACCATCTTCTTGAGAGATATCACTACTACTACAGCAGAAGATTTGTTATTTGGACAGTATGAGTTTGATTCCTTGGAACGTGTGAAGACGAGATATGGATATCAGTTTTATGTGGTCAAGTGGAAACGAGCATTCAACAACGTTGCCTATAGAATTCCATCGAATGTACCTGACACGCCACAACAAGGTACTAGAGAGCTGGATGAAACACAGGATTTACTAGATGATTGTGATGTTCCCGAGGTTCTCATGGATGAGGGATCTAGTTTTCTATTGACAGATGAAAATATGGACCTTGTCGCAGCTGCTTTTCCAAAAGAAGTAAAAAGGTTTTGGCACGAACAG GAACTGAAGGagatgaaaagaagaaagagccCATCCTCAAGAtcagataaaaatgaaaattcagCATCACCAAGCTCAAAGAGGTTGCAGCTAAACATCACAGAATTCTTCCCTTCAACAAAAGTTAAAGATCAATCGAAAGCAGACGATTCATCCAAGGAAATTGGTGATAGCCAAGATAGTGTAGCCTCCAAAGGAAAGAGGAAAGAATCAAGTTCTAACCTCTCAAAATCCGTGAGGCGCCGCCTTCTATTTGACTAG
- the LOC107485611 gene encoding uncharacterized protein LOC107485611, producing MDDYDSSMAEHQHPSTQPPLPELIHSLEQATFMAKQLQSTTNPSHLLQIHTSLHHAHQNLSTFLSTLQFPPPPPPPPAAENSVSSANGAAGEPMQMGDDDGGGGNGDDGVVDAEETSKCTIEKVEEKMRDCFIKNKRAKRPLSPSAAAAIEEKRLSDEGFVGRVKDYDPHAMKLRALDLVYQFHG from the coding sequence ATGGATGATTATGATTCTTCCATGGCAGAACATCAGCACCCATCAACGCAACCACCATTACCAGAACTTATTCACTCTCtagaacaagcaactttcatGGCAAAACAGCTTCAATCCACGACCAACCCTTCCCACCTTCTCCAAATTCACACCTCCCTCCACCATGCCCACCAAAACCTCTCTACCTTCCTCTCCACCCTCCAATTCCCCCCTCCCCCTCCGCCACCGCCCGCCGCTGAGAACTCTGTCTCCTCCGCCAATGGGGCCGCTGGGGAACCGATGCAGATGggtgatgatgatggtggtggtggtaatgGTGATGATGGGGTGGTTGATGCAGAGGAGACATCAAAGTGCACAATTGAAAAGGTTGAGGAGAAGATGAGAGACTGCTTCATCAAGAATAAGAGGGCTAAGCGGCCCCTTTCGCCTTCGGCGGCCGCGGCAATTGAGGAGAAACGGTTGTCTGATGAAGGGTTTGTTGGGAGAGTTAAGGACTATGATCCACATGCAATGAAGTTGAGGGCTTTGGACCTTGTTTATCAGTTTCatggttga
- the LOC127746684 gene encoding sucrose transport protein SUC1-like → MIDGQQLNASGNISDHKEAEETDVTADGGYGTQLGYWYGARCLMLTWTVTGLMSLAVEPIGQALGGAKNLWTAENFILAGGLAMTLYISKQAKDERLERNDLTFTREHSNSLLFGFQITLSVAPALASIYSNESSAGKGMILIIIVATLSLPWNNVFGGRNLPTFDVGTVAATVSG, encoded by the exons atgatAGATGGGCAGCAATTAAATGCTTCCGGAAATATTTCGGACCATAAAGAAGCTGAAGAAACCGATGTTACGGCTGATGGTGGTTATGGCACTCAATTGG GTTACTGGTATGGAGCTCGGTGTCTTATGCTAACTTGGACAGTTACGGGTCTTATGTCATTGGCTGTGGAGCCCATTGGGCAAGCGCTTGGTGGTGCCAAGAACCTTTGGACAGCCGAAAATTTTATTCTTGCTGGTGGCTTGGCTATGACGCTTTACATCAGCAAGCAAGCTAAGGACGAGCGGCTCGAGCGCAATGATTTAACCTTTACTCGTGAGCACTCCAACAGCCTCTTATTTGGATTTCAGATAACATTGAGTGTCGCGCCTGCACTAGCATCCATCTACTCAAACGAGAGTAGTGCAGGAAAAGGTATGATACTCATC ATTATAGTGGCAACACTAAGCCTGCCATGGAACAACGTATTTGGAGGTAGAAACCTACCCACCTTCGACGTAGGTACAGTGGCAGCCACCGTGAGCGGCTGA
- the LOC107485610 gene encoding ribosomal RNA small subunit methyltransferase, chloroplastic, whose protein sequence is MLPSSLSYLQTLPPIPHPEQVSKAGIRRRTLRIACAGRGSKAARPATDDYHSTLRALNSKGRFPRKSLGQHYMLNFEINDHLAAAAGVGEGDVVLEIGPGTGSLTNVLLNSGAFVLAVEKDKHMATLVSERFSSTGKLKVLTEDIVKCHVRSHVSSLFESITEMDPETKKAKVVANIPFNISTDVIKLLLPMGDIFSEVVLLLQEETALRLVESSLRTSEYRPINIFVNFYSDPEYKFKVPRTNFFPQPNVDAAVVSFKLKQPKDYPEVSSRKSFFSMVNSAFNEKRKMLRKSLQHICTSSEIEEALRSISLLPPPLSSFPLFHISRPEELTLDDFVKLHNLIVKE, encoded by the exons ATGCTTCCTTCATCGCTTTCCTATCTTCAAACGCTCCCGCCAATTCCTCATCCGGAGCAAGTTAGCAAAGCCGGCATACGGCGCCGAACGCTGCGCATTGCTTGTGCCGGAAGAGGCAGCAAAGCTGCGAGGCCAGCCACTGACGACTACCATTCCACTCTCAGAGCTCTCAACTCCAAAGGCAGGTTCCCCAGAAAATCTCTTGGCCAG CATTATATGTTGAACTTCGAGATCAACGATCATCTTGCTGCTGCAGCCGGTGTTGGAGAAGGTGATGTTGTGCTAGAAATTGGACCAGGAACCGGTTCCTTGACCAATGTTCTGCTAAATTCTGGTGCATTCGTTCTTGCAGTTGAGAAG GACAAACACATGGCCACCCTTGTGAGCGAAAGATTTTCGAGCACAGGAAAGCTGAAG GTTTTGACTGAGGATATTGTCAAATGTCATGTGCGCTCCCATGTGTCATCTTTGTTTGAAAGTATAACAGAAATGGATCCTGAAACTAAAAAAGCAAAA GTGGTTGCCAACATTCCTTTTAATATCAGTACAGATGTGATCAAACTGCTACTTCCAATGGGTGACATTTTCTCAGAAGTGGTTCTATTGCTTCAG GAGGAGACTGCCTTGCGGTTGGTAGAATCATCACTCAGGACCTCCGAGTATCGTCCCATCAATATATTTGTTAACTTCTACTCAG ATCCTGAGTACAAATTTAAGGTCCCAAGGACAAATTTTTTTCCTCAGCCTAAT GTAGATGCAGCTGTTGTCTCATTCAAGCTGAAGCAGCCGAAAGACTACCCAGAAGTTTCTTCCCGGAAAAGCTTCTTCTCAATG GTCAATTCAGCTTTCAATGAGAAGCGTAAGATGTTGCGCAAGTCACTTCAGCACATATGCACATCCAGTGAAATTGAAGAAGCCTTAAGAAGCATTAGTCTCCTACCCccccctctctcttcttttcccCTCTTTCATATT TCAAGACCAGAAGAACTAACATTGGATGATTTTGTAAAGTTGCATAACTTGATTGTCAAAGAGTAG
- the LOC107485608 gene encoding RING-H2 finger protein ATL5 has protein sequence MMGSGTNLVTTVIGFGMSATFIVFVCTRIICGRIRGSVESRMMYEIESRIDIEQPEHHANDPEPEPVMLDAIPTLKFNQEAFSAIEDTQCVICLADYREREVLRIMPKCGHTFHLSCIDIWLRKQSTCPVCRLPLKNSSEAKHVRPVTFTMSQPLDESHTPERNQDSESRVELVASNSSQPPPPGEPEARQ, from the exons ATGATGGGTTCAGGTACCAATTTGGTTACCACGGTCATTGGGTTTGGGATGAGTGCCACTTTCATTGTGTTTGTGTGCACAAGAATCATTTGTGGGAGGATAAGAGGGAGTGTTGAATCTCGCATGATGTATGAGATTGAATCCAGGATTGACATAGAACAG CCAGAACATCATGCTAATGACCCTGAACCCGAGCCTGTTATGCTTGATGCAATCCCCACTTTGAAGTTCAACCAAGAGGCCTTCAGTGCCATTGAAGATACACA GTGTGTCATATGTTTGGCAGATTACAGAGAAAGAGAAGTGTTACGCATCATGCCGAAATGCGGTCACACATTTCATCTTTCTTGCATTGACATATGGCTGAGGAAACAATCCACTTGCCCGGTATGCCGTCTGCCATTGAAAAACTCGTCCGAGGCGAAACATGTTAGACCTGTTACATTTACCATGAGCCAGCCTCTTGATGAGTCGCACACACCAGAAAGGAATCAAGATAGTGAGAGTCGTGTCGAACTGGTTGCTAGCAACTCCTCACAACCACCACCTCCCGGAGAACCAGAAGCAAGGCAATGA